Part of the Limihaloglobus sulfuriphilus genome is shown below.
AAAGTCAGCAAACAGGGCGCTGCCGATTTCATTAACCGCAAAGGAAGAATTCCAGCACCGATAAAGGCACTGAGAAACTGACGCGCAGCGGATGCTTTTTGTCAAGACAACAAAACCTGGCGTATCCCTCTTGAAATATATGAATAACATCATCATCAAATGCTGTATAGTCCTGACAGCGATGAACGGCTTGTTCGGCTGCGCCGCCCGTCAGCGGGAATTTGATATCCCTGCCCGAATTGAACCGCTCAGCGTCGATTTAGAAAGCGGCAGATTCAATATTTCGCAGCACAGCCTCTCCAACGGTCTGCAGGTGCTTATTGCGGAGAAGCCCTCCGCTCCGGTGGTGTCTGTGCAGGTTTGGTACCGCGTAGGAAACGCCGACGAGACTGACGGCATACGCGGCATGGCACACCTGCTGGAACACATGATGTTTCGCGGCTCAAAGAACTACCCCGACCAGCAGCACGCACGGCTTATCAACAGTGTCGGCGGGACATGCAACGCATATACCTCGGACGAGATGACAGTTTACTGGCAGCGGCTCCCGTCGAACAAACTGGAGCAGGCGTTAAAACTCGAAGCCGACCGCATGAAATCGCTGAACCTCGCCGCCGGAACGTTTGAGACGGAACGGGCGGTTGTGCTGGAGGAGTACCGAATGCGGGTTGAGAATGACCCGACAGGCAGGATGGAACAGAGCGTGCGAAAGCTGCTCTTTGCCGGCCACCCGTACGAAACCGGCCCGATCGGCACATACAAGGACGTTTCAGATATCACGCTTGAGCAGTGCCGGGATTTCTATGACAAATACTGCTGTCCAAACAACGCCGTGCTTGTTATCGTCGGCGATGTTGAGACCGCCGAGGCCCTCAGACTGACCCAAAAACACTTTGGCTCTGCCCCCCGCGGCAAAACACCGCCGAGAAATATACCGCAGGTTAATCCTCTGCACGTCCCGCAAGAAAGCCGGAGCACAACAGAGCTGCCCGTGCCCGTTACCGTGCTGGCGGTCTATACAGACGGCCTGCAGAGCAGGGAAAGCCTCGCCGCGGAGATTATATTTAAAAGTCTTGCCGGCGGAAAAAGCGGACGAATGTGGAAGCGGCTTGTTGCGGAAAAAAAAATCGCCGAATACTTCGCCGGCGTAAATATCCAGGGCGGCAATAACGGGATAATGTTTTTCGGAGCGGTATCACTGCCGTTTCTCGAGGATAAATGCAGGCGGGCAATGCTTGATGAGATTGAGCTCGTCAAAAAGGACGGCCTGAGCGAATTTGAGTTTATAAAGGCCCGCAACCAAATGTACGCAGAGATGATCTTCAGCCGCTTAAACGCCAACGAGACGGCGGGCCGAATAGGCGAAAGCGAGCTTCTCCGCGGCGGGTATGAGAAGTTCTATGAGCTTATTACACGTGTCGAATCGCTCACGCAGGAAGACATAAAACACGCCGCGGAAAAGTATTTCACGCCGGAGAATATAAAAACGGTTTATTTCGAACCGGAAAAAGGTATGTTTATCGCCGAGGTGGCGGGTTTCTTTAAATCGATATTTTACTGATGAAAACACTACTGACAAAAAACCAAAACAGGCTTAGTACCCTAATATGGCGGCTATTGATGCTCCTGGCTGTTCCGCTGTGTTTCGGCATGGATAATCATTCCCTGTCGCTGCCCCAATGCAGTCAGTACACGCTGGATAACGGGCTTCGTGTGATGCTTCTTGAGCACCGTGAGCAGCCTGCGGTTTCGTTTCGGATGCTGGTTAATGCCGGCACGCTTGATGAGCCGCAGGGCAAAGAAGGCACAGCCGTTATAACCGCCCGCTCACTCTTGCAGGGCTGTGAAACCATGAATGCCGAGGAAACCGCGGATATGCTCTCCGCCATCGCAGCGAGGTTTAATATCACAGTCCGTGCGCCGTACACCTCGCTCGAGCTTGACGCACTCACTGCCGCCGCGGACACCGGCTTTAACATTCTGGCGGATATTATCCTTACGCCGCGGTTTGCCTCAGAGGGTATTCGCAGGGTAAAGCGCGAGCAGCGGGCGATGCTCGAATATGAAATGCTGGATAACCACACAATAGCCGCCAAACACGCCAGACGGCTCCTCTTCGGCGAAAACCACCCGCTGGGCAGGCCCGCGACCGCGGCAAGCCTTGGCGGCATAAGCGCTTCAGATGCAAAAAGTTATTGGCAGCGATATTACCGCCCGAACAACTGCACGCTGATAATAATCGGCGATTATGACAAAGAGAAGATGATAAGCCTGATAAAGACAAGGTTTGCCGGCCGGCAAAGCGGGAATATTCAACGCCGCCGACACACCCCGCCCGGGCTCACGCACCGCGGCAGGCTGCTGCTGGTTGACAAGCCCGGCATGACACAGGCGGTGATACACATGCTCTCACCTGCCCCCGGCAGCGGCAGCGATGACCGCTGGGCGTTTGCAACGCTGGACTACACGCTGGGCGGCGGCGGGTTTTCATCACGGCTGATGTCAGCCGTCCGCAGTGAAGGCGGCAGAGCGTACGCCGTGTGGAGCAGCTACCAGAATGCACCAGATTTCGGGCTGCTCTCGATAACCACCTCTACACAAAACGAAACCGCCGCGGCGACATACTCACAGATAACCGGCCAGATCGAATCGCTCAGCCGGGACGGCATAACAACCGCCGAACTGAACGCGGCGAAATCTCACAAGATCGGTGAGATACCCCTGCGTCTCGAATCGCCCGCAGACATCGCAAACCTGCTGCTGCGTTATGAGGCGAATTATCCCGGCAGAGGATACGATGAGCTTTCGGGAATACTGGAAAGATACCGGCAACTCACGCGGGAAGAGGTCAACCGTGCCGCCGGCAAATATATCGACCCCGCTCGCTTCGACGTGGTAATACTGTGCGACCTGGACAAAATACGCGGCCAGTTCGAGAGCAGATACGAATTCGAGGAAATCAAATTCACAAAAGGAATATAGATTATTCGTAACCGATCAGCTCTCTAAGCTCGCCGATATGATCCAGATATACGCCCCGCGGCGTTGTATGGTATTTTTTGCACAGGCTCGCGGCATAGCCGACGGCAACGCCCATCTGCCCGGTAGTATGCATAACACGCGGCCCGCCAAGCCCGATATGTGAACAGCTGAAACAGCGTCCCGCCATCATGAGGTTCTTGATATTTCTCGAATACAGAGAGCGGAACGGCAGGTAGTATTTGGGCGGCTTTTTGTAAAGAGCAGTAGAAAGAAAATCATATTTTGAGCCGGTCAGGTGATTCTGATAATGTACGTCAACCGAGCGGGTTTCCTCGGCGACGGTATCGGTAAACTCACGTCCCTCGATCA
Proteins encoded:
- a CDS encoding M16 family metallopeptidase, which translates into the protein MNNIIIKCCIVLTAMNGLFGCAARQREFDIPARIEPLSVDLESGRFNISQHSLSNGLQVLIAEKPSAPVVSVQVWYRVGNADETDGIRGMAHLLEHMMFRGSKNYPDQQHARLINSVGGTCNAYTSDEMTVYWQRLPSNKLEQALKLEADRMKSLNLAAGTFETERAVVLEEYRMRVENDPTGRMEQSVRKLLFAGHPYETGPIGTYKDVSDITLEQCRDFYDKYCCPNNAVLVIVGDVETAEALRLTQKHFGSAPRGKTPPRNIPQVNPLHVPQESRSTTELPVPVTVLAVYTDGLQSRESLAAEIIFKSLAGGKSGRMWKRLVAEKKIAEYFAGVNIQGGNNGIMFFGAVSLPFLEDKCRRAMLDEIELVKKDGLSEFEFIKARNQMYAEMIFSRLNANETAGRIGESELLRGGYEKFYELITRVESLTQEDIKHAAEKYFTPENIKTVYFEPEKGMFIAEVAGFFKSIFY
- a CDS encoding M16 family metallopeptidase, which encodes MLLAVPLCFGMDNHSLSLPQCSQYTLDNGLRVMLLEHREQPAVSFRMLVNAGTLDEPQGKEGTAVITARSLLQGCETMNAEETADMLSAIAARFNITVRAPYTSLELDALTAAADTGFNILADIILTPRFASEGIRRVKREQRAMLEYEMLDNHTIAAKHARRLLFGENHPLGRPATAASLGGISASDAKSYWQRYYRPNNCTLIIIGDYDKEKMISLIKTRFAGRQSGNIQRRRHTPPGLTHRGRLLLVDKPGMTQAVIHMLSPAPGSGSDDRWAFATLDYTLGGGGFSSRLMSAVRSEGGRAYAVWSSYQNAPDFGLLSITTSTQNETAAATYSQITGQIESLSRDGITTAELNAAKSHKIGEIPLRLESPADIANLLLRYEANYPGRGYDELSGILERYRQLTREEVNRAAGKYIDPARFDVVILCDLDKIRGQFESRYEFEEIKFTKGI